A single Solidesulfovibrio fructosivorans JJ] DNA region contains:
- a CDS encoding esterase/lipase family protein: MTLVVWLFVVVFLVSAAVTGLTTVFSLCAAARPGAPEFLSRPCRHRRVACRLYGLATGMVSQCVMILTYPLGPLVGRAPRPASDPDAPTVVCLHGLYHNAAAFLLLRPVLARYGLRRALCLSYRSLGTDFETTAKELLARVRREAPGEGPLLFLGHSLGGLMARRLMAEPDIARRTRAAVTLGAPHRGSALAVLALGRLGRGLVPESPLFQTIAAWADPPDAALLSLASPVDNMVMPLSGLVVGRAGWVEEACPPVSHVAMLYAPAVARRAASFLAGAAGVCR, from the coding sequence GTGACGCTTGTCGTTTGGCTTTTCGTCGTTGTCTTCCTCGTATCCGCCGCCGTAACCGGGCTGACCACGGTATTTTCCCTGTGCGCGGCCGCCCGCCCCGGCGCGCCCGAATTCCTGTCGCGCCCGTGCCGGCATCGCCGCGTCGCCTGTCGTCTTTACGGCCTCGCCACCGGCATGGTCAGCCAGTGCGTCATGATCCTGACCTATCCCCTGGGGCCGCTTGTGGGCCGCGCGCCGAGACCGGCCAGCGACCCGGACGCGCCGACCGTCGTCTGTCTGCACGGGCTCTACCACAACGCCGCCGCCTTTCTCCTCCTGCGACCCGTGTTGGCCCGGTATGGCCTTCGGCGCGCGCTGTGCCTGTCCTACCGGAGTTTGGGAACCGATTTCGAGACAACGGCAAAGGAACTGCTTGCCCGGGTACGCCGGGAAGCGCCCGGGGAGGGGCCGCTTCTCTTTTTGGGGCACAGCCTGGGCGGTCTTATGGCCCGGCGGCTCATGGCCGAGCCCGACATCGCCCGGCGGACCAGGGCCGCTGTCACGTTGGGCGCGCCGCACCGGGGAAGCGCCCTGGCCGTGCTGGCCCTCGGCCGGCTGGGGCGCGGGCTCGTTCCCGAAAGTCCGCTTTTCCAGACGATCGCGGCCTGGGCCGATCCTCCGGATGCGGCGCTGTTGTCCCTGGCCTCGCCGGTGGACAACATGGTGATGCCGCTTTCCGGACTGGTGGTTGGGCGCGCGGGCTGGGTCGAGGAGGCCTGCCCGCCGGTATCCCACGTGGCCATGCTCTATGCGCCCGCCGTGGCGCGCCGGGCGGCGTCCTTTCTCGCCGGCGCGGCCGGCGTGTGCCGGTAA
- a CDS encoding proton-conducting transporter transmembrane domain-containing protein translates to MLDALLLVPILAAALSLALPADRPRRAVLVIAAMLHTALVAATFAHPPAPAFGGLLELDAPGQLFLTLASLLFLAAAIYATGYLRAEGGGTKRDFQDGAVFQNAPERIFTACLCLFLASMTLVATTRNLSVLWVGIEATTLSSAPLIYFHRHRRSLEATWKYLLICSVGIALALLGNILFSVAFYNPASPLPSMDVAAMLPRAAMAGKPWLKAAFIFLLVGYGTKMGLAPMHNWLPDAHSQSPSLVSALLSGALLNCAFLGILRAHQVLGAAGIADFSGGLLVLFGLLSMGVAAVFIVGQGDYKRLLAYSSVEHMGILALGVGIGGGAVFGAMLHAACHSLTKGALFLVSGNILALYHTRSCHDARGLARALPVTGAMWLAGFLAICGSPPFGLFVSELLILRAMFAAGAIAAAVGYLVFLAVIFVGMSVTVLRMVQGPVPPAVRPPVSEPVVSWGPPFALLALVLVLGLFLPAPLQAFLSRVAGAIGG, encoded by the coding sequence ATGCTCGACGCCCTGCTTCTCGTCCCGATCCTGGCCGCCGCCTTGTCCCTGGCCCTGCCCGCCGACCGGCCCCGCCGGGCCGTGCTGGTCATCGCGGCCATGCTCCACACCGCCCTCGTCGCGGCCACCTTCGCCCATCCGCCGGCTCCGGCCTTTGGCGGGCTGTTGGAACTCGACGCGCCCGGACAGCTGTTCCTGACCCTGGCCAGCCTGCTGTTTCTCGCCGCCGCCATCTACGCCACCGGCTACCTGCGCGCCGAAGGCGGCGGGACCAAGCGCGATTTCCAGGACGGGGCCGTGTTTCAAAACGCCCCGGAGCGCATCTTCACCGCCTGCCTGTGCCTGTTTCTGGCCTCCATGACGCTGGTCGCGACCACGCGCAACCTGTCCGTGCTCTGGGTCGGCATCGAAGCCACCACCCTTTCGAGCGCGCCGCTGATCTATTTCCACCGCCATCGCCGCTCCCTGGAAGCGACCTGGAAATACCTGCTCATCTGTTCGGTGGGCATCGCCCTGGCCCTACTCGGCAACATCCTTTTTTCCGTGGCCTTCTACAACCCGGCCAGTCCGCTCCCCTCCATGGACGTCGCCGCCATGCTGCCCCGGGCGGCCATGGCCGGCAAACCCTGGCTCAAGGCGGCCTTTATTTTCCTGCTCGTCGGCTACGGCACCAAGATGGGGCTGGCCCCCATGCACAACTGGCTGCCCGACGCCCACAGCCAGTCGCCGTCGCTCGTTTCGGCGCTTCTCTCCGGAGCCCTTTTAAACTGCGCCTTTCTCGGCATCCTGCGCGCCCACCAGGTTCTCGGCGCGGCCGGCATCGCCGATTTCAGCGGCGGGCTGCTGGTCCTTTTCGGTCTGCTTTCCATGGGCGTGGCCGCCGTCTTCATCGTCGGCCAGGGCGACTACAAACGCCTGCTCGCCTATTCCAGCGTCGAGCACATGGGTATCCTGGCCCTCGGCGTCGGCATCGGCGGCGGGGCGGTCTTCGGGGCCATGCTCCACGCCGCCTGCCATTCCCTGACCAAGGGCGCGCTCTTTCTCGTTTCGGGAAATATCCTGGCCCTGTACCACACGCGGTCCTGCCACGACGCCCGGGGCCTCGCCCGGGCCCTGCCCGTGACGGGCGCGATGTGGCTGGCCGGCTTCCTGGCCATCTGCGGCTCGCCGCCCTTCGGCCTCTTCGTCAGCGAACTGCTGATCCTGCGGGCCATGTTCGCCGCCGGGGCCATTGCCGCCGCCGTAGGCTACCTGGTTTTTCTGGCGGTCATTTTCGTCGGCATGTCCGTGACGGTCCTGCGCATGGTCCAGGGACCGGTGCCGCCGGCCGTCCGTCCGCCGGTTTCGGAACCGGTGGTATCCTGGGGGCCGCCTTTCGCCCTGCTGGCCCTGGTCCTTGTGCTGGGCCTTTTCCTGCCCGCGCCCTTGCAGGCCTTTCTTTCCCGGGTGGCCGGGGCCATCGGAGGCTGA
- a CDS encoding respiratory chain complex I subunit 1 family protein: protein MQSFIHPILALFLAPLLLGVINRVKARFAGRQGRPLLQTYFDLGRLLRKGAVISRTASWLFVAGPTVSLAAVACALALVPAGGEPAPVRFAGDFMLMAYLLGLSRLALVLAALDTGSSFEGMGASREAVFSALAEPVLFLCFLCLASQTDGLSLSAMLVGPGRAFAPEEFFVPAVLFVLLLAENSRLPVDDPNTHLELTMIHEVMVLDHSGPDMAAIVYGAALKLWLFCALVVGCLVPLAGLPPLAAWGGWLVAMLVTAAVVGVVESIMARLRLVRVPRLLGGAGALAALSLVLTLWR, encoded by the coding sequence ATGCAGTCCTTCATCCATCCCATCCTGGCCCTGTTCCTGGCCCCCCTGCTCCTTGGCGTCATCAACCGCGTCAAGGCCCGCTTCGCCGGACGGCAGGGACGGCCGCTGCTCCAGACCTATTTCGATCTAGGGCGGCTTTTGCGCAAAGGCGCGGTCATAAGCCGCACCGCTTCGTGGCTGTTCGTCGCCGGCCCCACCGTGTCCCTTGCCGCCGTGGCCTGCGCCCTGGCCCTGGTCCCGGCCGGGGGGGAGCCCGCGCCCGTGCGGTTTGCCGGGGACTTCATGCTCATGGCCTACCTGCTCGGGCTTTCCCGGCTGGCCCTGGTGCTGGCCGCCTTGGACACGGGCTCGAGCTTCGAGGGCATGGGCGCCAGCCGCGAAGCCGTCTTTTCCGCCCTGGCCGAGCCGGTGCTCTTCTTGTGTTTCCTGTGCCTGGCCAGCCAGACCGACGGCCTGTCGCTTTCGGCCATGCTCGTCGGGCCGGGCCGGGCCTTCGCGCCCGAGGAATTTTTCGTGCCGGCCGTGCTCTTCGTGCTGCTGCTGGCGGAAAACTCCCGCCTGCCGGTGGACGACCCCAACACCCACCTGGAGCTGACCATGATCCACGAGGTCATGGTCCTCGACCACAGCGGCCCGGACATGGCCGCCATCGTCTACGGGGCGGCGCTTAAGCTCTGGCTCTTTTGCGCCCTGGTCGTCGGCTGTCTGGTGCCATTGGCCGGCCTGCCGCCGCTGGCCGCCTGGGGAGGATGGCTCGTCGCCATGCTGGTCACGGCGGCCGTCGTCGGCGTGGTGGAGTCGATCATGGCCCGGCTGCGGCTTGTGCGCGTGCCGCGCCTTCTCGGCGGGGCCGGGGCCTTGGCCGCCCTGTCCCTGGTCCTGACGCTCTGGAGGTAG
- a CDS encoding proton-conducting transporter transmembrane domain-containing protein, giving the protein MEWLLVAVALYIASGLLALALRQRAHAVGAAGAVLGCLAALAAVLSGPFNSFLAMRLSWGLPMGAFSLGLDPVSRLFLLPVCALGAICAVSGAAALSGEHGGASRSGAHWFFYNLLLAGLVLVMTARDAVCFLLAWEIMSLAPFFLIAHHDEEPAVREASWIYLVAAHLGAVCVIAFFTLLWAATGATGFAAIRLSLSHGGLAAPAVLFVLALVGFGAKAGFVPFHVWLPEAHPAAPSHVSAVLSGAMINAGLYGLWRALELIGPGASWQGWVLVALGLATALAGILQALAQGNLKRLLAYSSVENMGIILLGLGIGRVGEQAGAPAVAVLGLAGALLHMLNHAAFKGTLFLCAGEVLHGVGSVRLSHLGGLGKRMPFVGAAFALAAAGIAGLPPLAGFAGELTLAMAMFHGLDLPGLLPRAGFSAAMAALAAVGGFALAALAKADGLTFLGEPRTPAAATAHAPGARALVPVIALAACCVGAAVTAPWLFHLAAQAALTFPGLEPGPARKAAADALGMQWGVLAVLGGFAVLVLAILLVRNRLLAAAGTRREPTWGCGYLAPTARIQYGAASFVEPAARILSGPMGQKSRLDMAPGWFPARARLTVAAPDRLKTTVFSPAFEWTARICDSLKVVQHGRVHLYILYILATVVLLLAWKL; this is encoded by the coding sequence GTGGAGTGGCTTCTTGTCGCGGTCGCCTTGTATATCGCAAGCGGTCTTCTTGCCCTGGCCTTGCGCCAAAGGGCTCATGCCGTCGGCGCGGCGGGCGCGGTTCTGGGTTGTCTGGCCGCCCTGGCCGCCGTGCTGTCCGGTCCCTTCAACAGTTTCCTCGCCATGCGCCTGTCCTGGGGCCTGCCCATGGGCGCGTTTTCACTGGGGCTCGATCCGGTCAGCCGGCTTTTCCTGCTGCCGGTATGCGCGCTCGGCGCGATCTGCGCCGTCTCCGGCGCGGCCGCCCTGTCCGGGGAGCATGGCGGCGCGTCCCGTTCCGGCGCCCACTGGTTTTTCTACAACCTGCTTCTGGCCGGCCTCGTCCTGGTCATGACCGCCCGGGACGCCGTCTGCTTTCTTCTGGCCTGGGAGATCATGTCCCTGGCCCCGTTTTTCCTTATCGCCCACCACGACGAAGAACCTGCGGTGCGCGAGGCTTCCTGGATCTACCTCGTGGCCGCCCACCTGGGCGCGGTCTGCGTCATCGCCTTTTTCACGCTGCTGTGGGCCGCCACGGGCGCGACGGGATTCGCGGCCATCCGCCTGTCCCTGTCCCACGGCGGACTTGCCGCGCCGGCCGTCCTTTTCGTGCTGGCCCTGGTCGGATTCGGGGCCAAGGCCGGTTTCGTTCCTTTCCATGTCTGGCTGCCCGAAGCCCATCCGGCCGCGCCGAGCCATGTTTCGGCCGTGCTGTCCGGGGCCATGATCAACGCCGGGCTTTACGGCCTGTGGCGCGCCCTGGAACTTATCGGCCCGGGCGCGTCCTGGCAGGGCTGGGTCCTCGTCGCCCTGGGGCTCGCCACCGCCCTTGCCGGCATCCTCCAGGCCCTGGCCCAGGGCAACCTCAAGCGGCTGCTCGCCTATTCCAGCGTGGAAAACATGGGCATCATCCTGCTCGGGCTCGGCATCGGCCGCGTGGGCGAGCAAGCCGGCGCGCCCGCCGTGGCCGTGCTGGGGCTGGCCGGGGCGCTGCTCCACATGCTCAACCACGCGGCATTCAAGGGAACGCTCTTTCTATGCGCCGGCGAGGTGCTCCACGGCGTCGGCAGCGTGCGCCTGAGCCACCTCGGCGGCCTCGGCAAACGCATGCCGTTCGTTGGCGCGGCTTTCGCCCTGGCCGCCGCCGGCATCGCGGGACTCCCGCCCCTGGCCGGTTTCGCCGGCGAGCTGACCCTGGCCATGGCCATGTTTCACGGCCTCGATCTGCCGGGATTGCTGCCCCGGGCCGGATTTTCCGCCGCCATGGCCGCTTTGGCCGCCGTGGGCGGATTCGCCCTGGCCGCCCTGGCCAAGGCCGACGGCCTGACCTTTCTCGGCGAGCCCCGCACCCCGGCGGCGGCGACGGCCCATGCCCCGGGAGCGCGCGCCCTGGTCCCGGTCATCGCCCTGGCCGCCTGCTGCGTGGGCGCGGCCGTGACCGCGCCCTGGCTTTTTCACCTTGCCGCCCAGGCCGCCCTCACCTTTCCCGGCCTCGAACCCGGTCCGGCCCGGAAGGCCGCGGCCGACGCCCTGGGCATGCAGTGGGGCGTCCTGGCCGTCCTGGGCGGATTCGCCGTCCTGGTCCTGGCCATCCTTCTCGTGCGAAACCGGCTGCTCGCCGCCGCCGGCACGCGTCGCGAACCGACCTGGGGCTGCGGCTACCTGGCTCCCACCGCCCGCATCCAGTACGGCGCGGCCTCGTTCGTCGAACCGGCGGCCAGAATCCTGTCCGGCCCCATGGGCCAAAAAAGCCGCCTGGACATGGCCCCCGGCTGGTTTCCGGCCCGGGCCCGGCTGACGGTCGCGGCCCCGGACCGGCTCAAGACCACAGTCTTCTCCCCGGCCTTCGAGTGGACCGCCCGGATATGCGACAGCCTCAAAGTGGTGCAGCACGGCCGGGTCCACCTTTACATCCTCTACATCCTGGCCACGGTGGTTCTGCTTCTGGCCTGGAAACTCTAG
- a CDS encoding diguanylate cyclase has product MEKNESARIGFRVWLLVLTIFASVPMLLFSIISLGLLLRSQGEVERDRLSRAAASLAGGLERHLAARASMLTTIANSAAAKNGDLRLVYEHAARIVRQYPRFASITLAAETGEIAFSTLQPLGVPLPKSQDMELLRRVLRTGQAHVSGVFEGTITHRKVTVLGVPLVTDAGKRYCLENVLPVVELEAILAQQHLGDAWTSAVLGPAGGIIACHGPRPDAGEAAANSRGNGAFLRDPDEHVCETRAGELVETSLAGVGLWGWTVSVSVPQQSFVAPLRRLLMKISLAAALCLLSAILASFWLARRLSRDVTRLATASAALAAGSPGLDGGVLIREMGEVRACLWAAHEREEQALHDPLTGLAGRARFWDLARELEARAKEDPKLGLAVMFIDLDGFKHVNDHHGHARGDWILQRTAAALCESIRDTDVAGRLGGDEFVVGLIADGGQLRQAAGAIAERIVSRVRNLGYGIGCSIGVSLCRNHPPDLERSLSLADQAMYEAKALGKNRYVLREDTIGG; this is encoded by the coding sequence ATGGAAAAGAATGAATCCGCCCGCATCGGCTTTCGTGTCTGGCTTCTGGTCCTTACGATTTTCGCCAGCGTCCCCATGCTGCTTTTTTCCATCATCTCCCTGGGGCTGCTTCTGCGCAGCCAGGGAGAGGTCGAACGTGACCGGTTGAGCCGGGCGGCGGCGTCCCTGGCCGGAGGCCTGGAGCGCCACTTGGCCGCCAGGGCCAGCATGCTGACCACCATCGCCAACTCGGCGGCCGCGAAAAACGGCGACCTGCGCCTGGTCTACGAACATGCCGCCAGGATCGTGCGGCAATACCCCCGGTTCGCCTCCATTACGCTGGCCGCTGAAACCGGCGAAATCGCATTCAGCACCCTACAGCCGCTCGGTGTTCCCTTGCCCAAAAGCCAGGACATGGAGTTGCTGCGGCGGGTCCTGCGCACGGGACAGGCGCATGTCTCGGGCGTCTTCGAGGGGACGATAACCCACCGCAAGGTCACGGTGCTCGGCGTCCCGCTCGTGACGGACGCCGGCAAGCGGTATTGCCTGGAAAACGTGCTGCCCGTGGTCGAGCTCGAGGCGATCCTCGCCCAGCAGCATCTGGGCGATGCCTGGACGAGCGCCGTTCTCGGGCCGGCGGGCGGCATCATCGCCTGTCACGGCCCGCGCCCTGATGCCGGGGAGGCGGCGGCGAACAGCCGGGGAAATGGAGCGTTCCTGCGGGACCCGGACGAGCATGTCTGCGAAACCCGGGCCGGGGAGCTCGTGGAGACCTCACTGGCCGGCGTGGGGCTGTGGGGCTGGACGGTTTCCGTCAGCGTGCCGCAACAGTCTTTTGTCGCGCCGCTTCGCCGCTTGTTGATGAAGATCAGCCTGGCCGCCGCGCTTTGCCTCTTGTCCGCGATTCTGGCCTCGTTCTGGCTGGCCCGGCGCCTCAGCCGCGACGTGACCCGGTTGGCAACGGCCTCGGCCGCCCTGGCCGCCGGCTCGCCCGGCCTCGACGGAGGCGTGCTGATCCGGGAGATGGGCGAGGTGCGGGCCTGCCTTTGGGCCGCCCACGAGCGGGAGGAACAGGCCCTGCACGATCCCCTGACCGGGCTCGCCGGCAGGGCCCGCTTCTGGGATCTGGCCCGCGAACTGGAGGCGCGCGCCAAGGAAGACCCGAAGCTGGGGCTGGCCGTCATGTTCATCGATCTCGACGGCTTCAAGCACGTCAACGACCACCACGGCCATGCCCGGGGGGACTGGATCCTGCAACGCACGGCAGCGGCCCTGTGCGAGAGCATTCGCGACACGGACGTGGCCGGACGGCTGGGGGGAGACGAATTCGTGGTCGGCCTGATCGCCGACGGGGGGCAATTGCGACAGGCGGCCGGCGCCATCGCCGAACGCATCGTGTCCCGGGTCCGCAACCTCGGCTACGGGATCGGTTGCAGCATCGGCGTGTCGCTTTGCCGGAACCATCCCCCCGATCTGGAACGCTCTCTCAGCCTGGCCGACCAGGCCATGTATGAAGCCAAGGCCCTGGGCAAGAACCGCTATGTCCTGCGCGAGGATACCATCGGGGGCTGA
- a CDS encoding ATPase, T2SS/T4P/T4SS family — MEKFTRLVSTCVKNGITDLHIRADRPVAVRRNGHLHFQRDIVFDAAELEALLRALATDRQRRTLTERWSLDFSSYLHDAQMRLNAFYSADGLGLAVRFLPAVIPDFEALNLHSSLRDLCSLPHGLILICGPTGNGKSTTIAAMIREINETRSCHIITLEDPIEYRFASGKALVDQRELGAHFLSFEQGLQDVLREDGDVIMVGELRDPETMRLTVNAAEAGHVVIATLHAGTPEEALLRLCNAYGEGSQEYARAQIASCLAAVVVQRMEVLARVGFRAPVLSVVRTSSSVKNVIRENRFNQLEGIQQAGRNEGMFTFERYREEFLDQKARLTPPTLAFRPSPDTPIPSRPMEAPQPAPTAPCPEPAQAAAHAGPETPVAQTRRPPRQAESGQGGPYRIDDDLPLEELVAQMRKSMS; from the coding sequence ATGGAAAAATTCACCCGACTCGTCAGCACCTGCGTCAAAAACGGCATCACCGACCTGCACATCAGGGCCGACCGGCCCGTTGCGGTCAGGCGCAACGGCCATCTCCACTTCCAGCGGGACATCGTTTTCGACGCGGCCGAACTGGAAGCCCTGCTGCGCGCGCTGGCGACGGACCGCCAGCGAAGGACGCTGACCGAACGCTGGTCCCTCGACTTCTCCTCCTACCTCCATGACGCCCAGATGCGGCTCAACGCCTTCTACTCCGCCGACGGGTTGGGCCTGGCCGTGCGTTTTCTGCCCGCGGTCATCCCGGACTTCGAGGCCCTAAACCTCCATTCGTCCCTGCGCGACCTGTGCTCGCTCCCCCATGGCCTCATCCTCATCTGCGGCCCCACGGGCAACGGCAAATCCACCACCATCGCGGCCATGATCCGGGAAATCAACGAAACCCGCTCCTGCCACATCATCACCCTGGAAGACCCCATCGAATACCGCTTCGCCTCGGGCAAGGCCCTGGTGGACCAGCGGGAGCTCGGCGCCCATTTCCTTTCCTTCGAACAGGGATTGCAGGACGTGCTGCGCGAGGACGGCGACGTCATCATGGTGGGCGAGCTGCGCGACCCCGAAACCATGCGCCTGACCGTCAACGCCGCCGAGGCCGGGCACGTGGTCATCGCCACCCTGCACGCCGGCACGCCCGAGGAAGCGCTCCTGCGGCTGTGCAACGCGTATGGCGAAGGCTCCCAGGAATACGCCCGGGCCCAGATCGCCTCATGTCTGGCGGCGGTGGTGGTGCAGCGCATGGAGGTGCTGGCCAGGGTGGGGTTTCGCGCGCCGGTGCTGTCCGTCGTGCGCACAAGCAGTTCGGTCAAAAACGTGATCCGGGAAAACCGCTTCAACCAGCTCGAAGGCATCCAGCAGGCCGGCCGCAACGAAGGCATGTTCACCTTCGAGCGCTACCGGGAGGAATTCCTGGACCAAAAGGCCCGGCTCACCCCCCCGACCCTGGCCTTCCGGCCAAGCCCGGACACGCCGATCCCCTCACGGCCCATGGAAGCGCCCCAGCCCGCCCCGACGGCGCCCTGCCCCGAACCTGCCCAGGCCGCCGCCCATGCCGGTCCCGAGACTCCGGTCGCCCAGACGCGCCGCCCGCCCCGTCAAGCCGAATCCGGGCAAGGCGGCCCCTACCGCATCGACGACGACCTGCCCCTGGAGGAACTGGTGGCCCAGATGCGCAAGTCCATGTCCTAA